In Edaphobacter lichenicola, a single genomic region encodes these proteins:
- a CDS encoding cobaltochelatase subunit CobN, protein MNIVQRRAHLSYCFSGCCCGRTERGYAQVPVETYKEEWTRRKMRNTIHLTKAGCLGPCVLSNVASLVFDGRSVWFHSVNSPWQVKQIFEYIDAMLEADRFLQPPEELLEYVFNFYDWDVRPAVPASIVAESVQPEVHGIALLTHADTDLMTLQNARAALPSDLDVFPYSLNGLRSEEQMVALLEGSLARVQIIVLRLHGPLNSVAGFPLLRSKCMMQNRPLVVVSGTGEMNPEFLSAGTVDPDVVASVTTYLERGGTSNVVECLKFLSDRLLMTGHGYEKPTTPTEHGIYMQDLEHAEYQDWQKRADPAKPTAAILFYRAHLLSGNTAFVDALAEALESHGLNALCIFTSSMKALVDGFPAALRLVERRVNVVVTTLSFALGEINTGDVTLVGENVSILERLGVPVIQAIPSGMPRGNWEISRRGLNALDTAINVALPEFDGRIISVPVSFKERGNAQSGDLYVPHQERADRVAGIAARLARLQTLSNPYKRVAFILTNSSTKAAQVGNAVGLDSPASLLNLLRAMKGRRYIVGDLPESADDLIHDLLSRGTYDDAHPLDGQRAHRYSRTLYRRRFERFPDVPQKRMKDMWGQPADRGYTLRSTSPKIDKKLMSEVAAQIAAMNFEPFSDNDDYLFAAMHLENALIAIQPPRGYGLNPDAIYHTPDLPPTHHYTAFYQWLGTSVENGGWGADAIVHVGKHGTLEWLPGKSVGLSEECFPDLLLEDMPLIYPFIINDPGEGSQSKRRGHAVIVDHLTPPMTSAETYGPLAALNQLVNEYYAVEKLDPSKLPFIQQQIWELIQDANLKADLDLKNLLSRDHGDHKHDWDDELTPEGVPVTLAEMSGSDVAHLIEDIDGYLCELGMAQIRDGLHILGNMPPLPEMLRSMTRLENVGSPSLLGAIARNLQFDYRELLDTPGKKLDVATTLSDTVCYANADVLDVLDRMALSLYTKLEELGFRVDRLEELQYAVVGCASDEVSRALTFACLQIVPNLERTDEEVEHVLDALEGRYIPAGPAGAPTRGMAHILPTGRNFYAVDPRALPSEAAWRVGQQLAREAIERYRAEENQYPETVGLSAWGTSQMRTHGDDVSEVLALLGVQPVWNKQSRRPEGIILIPLEKLGRPRVDVTLRISGFFRDAFPHLIDMIDDAVALVIQQDEPLEMNFPKKHYLLDLDKNSDQGAEEAEASARFRVFGAKPGTYGAGIQALMETHHWKTDGDIAQVFLEWGGYAYGKSANGVDARHIFAERLKSVQVALHNQDNREHDIFDSDDYFQFHGGMVATIRALTGVQPKAYFGDSSRPDAVRVRDLREEALRVYRSRVINPKWIESIKRHGYKGGLELTATVDYIFGFDATAHIAPDFVYEGLAQEYALNRETQSFLKESNPWALNAIAERLLEAKERGLWEDAKPETLDALREVLLDSETLLEARGETRRSTV, encoded by the coding sequence GTGAATATCGTGCAGCGGCGCGCGCACCTCTCCTATTGTTTCTCAGGATGCTGCTGTGGAAGGACGGAGCGCGGTTATGCGCAGGTCCCGGTCGAAACGTATAAAGAAGAGTGGACTCGCCGGAAGATGCGCAATACGATCCATCTGACGAAGGCTGGGTGCCTCGGGCCGTGCGTGCTGTCGAATGTTGCGAGTCTGGTCTTTGATGGACGATCGGTGTGGTTTCATTCCGTCAACAGCCCTTGGCAGGTGAAGCAGATATTCGAGTACATCGATGCGATGTTGGAAGCAGATCGCTTTTTGCAACCGCCCGAAGAACTGCTTGAGTACGTTTTTAACTTCTATGACTGGGACGTGCGACCTGCGGTTCCAGCCTCGATTGTTGCCGAGAGCGTACAGCCAGAGGTGCACGGCATCGCCCTCTTGACGCACGCAGATACCGATCTGATGACTCTTCAGAACGCGCGCGCAGCACTTCCCTCAGATTTGGATGTTTTTCCTTATTCGCTGAACGGCTTGCGCAGCGAGGAACAGATGGTGGCGCTGCTAGAGGGAAGCTTAGCGCGCGTTCAGATTATTGTGTTGCGTTTGCATGGACCACTGAACTCTGTCGCCGGATTCCCTCTTCTTCGCTCTAAGTGCATGATGCAGAACCGACCCCTCGTAGTGGTGAGCGGCACCGGAGAGATGAATCCCGAGTTTCTCAGTGCCGGGACTGTCGATCCGGATGTAGTCGCGTCGGTGACGACTTATCTCGAGCGCGGTGGAACATCGAATGTTGTGGAATGCCTGAAGTTTTTGTCTGACCGTCTCCTGATGACCGGGCACGGCTATGAGAAACCTACAACTCCCACAGAGCACGGAATTTACATGCAAGATCTAGAGCATGCGGAGTATCAAGACTGGCAGAAACGCGCAGATCCTGCGAAGCCTACCGCAGCCATCCTGTTTTATCGTGCTCATCTTCTTAGCGGAAATACTGCGTTCGTTGACGCTCTCGCTGAAGCACTGGAGTCTCACGGCTTGAACGCGCTCTGCATCTTCACCTCGAGCATGAAGGCTCTGGTGGATGGTTTCCCAGCGGCGCTCAGGCTGGTAGAACGACGCGTCAATGTCGTTGTCACTACGTTATCTTTTGCATTGGGCGAGATAAATACCGGTGATGTAACACTCGTAGGCGAGAATGTTTCGATTCTGGAACGGTTGGGAGTTCCCGTTATTCAGGCGATCCCAAGCGGGATGCCAAGAGGAAACTGGGAGATCTCGCGCCGCGGTTTAAACGCATTGGACACAGCGATCAATGTAGCACTCCCGGAGTTTGATGGCCGCATCATCTCCGTTCCGGTCTCGTTTAAGGAACGGGGAAATGCTCAATCCGGAGATTTGTATGTCCCTCACCAGGAGCGCGCAGATCGAGTGGCCGGAATCGCTGCCCGGCTTGCGAGACTCCAGACCCTATCCAATCCTTACAAGCGTGTCGCGTTTATTCTTACAAATTCATCGACCAAGGCTGCGCAGGTGGGAAATGCAGTTGGTCTCGATTCGCCAGCGAGCTTACTGAATCTGCTCCGCGCCATGAAGGGACGCCGGTATATTGTCGGAGATCTGCCGGAGTCGGCTGATGATCTGATTCACGATCTTCTTTCGCGTGGAACGTATGACGACGCGCATCCCCTCGATGGGCAACGTGCTCATCGATACTCGCGCACGCTGTATCGGCGACGTTTCGAACGCTTTCCTGATGTTCCACAGAAGCGGATGAAAGATATGTGGGGGCAGCCCGCTGATCGCGGATATACGCTGCGATCGACTTCGCCGAAGATCGATAAGAAGCTGATGAGCGAAGTTGCAGCTCAGATTGCCGCGATGAACTTTGAACCATTTAGTGATAATGACGATTACTTGTTTGCAGCAATGCATCTCGAGAACGCACTGATTGCGATCCAGCCGCCGCGGGGGTACGGCCTGAATCCTGATGCCATCTATCACACCCCTGATCTTCCGCCGACTCATCATTACACGGCGTTCTACCAATGGCTGGGGACTTCCGTGGAGAATGGTGGATGGGGTGCCGATGCAATCGTGCATGTTGGAAAACATGGAACGCTCGAATGGCTGCCAGGAAAATCTGTTGGTCTGTCGGAAGAGTGCTTTCCCGATCTACTACTCGAAGACATGCCGCTGATCTACCCGTTCATCATCAATGATCCGGGAGAGGGGAGTCAGTCGAAGCGAAGAGGCCATGCGGTAATTGTGGATCATCTGACACCACCGATGACGAGTGCAGAGACCTACGGACCGCTCGCGGCACTAAATCAACTGGTGAATGAGTACTACGCGGTGGAAAAGCTGGATCCGTCGAAGCTGCCTTTCATTCAACAACAGATCTGGGAGTTGATTCAGGATGCGAACCTGAAAGCGGATCTCGATCTAAAGAATCTGCTATCGCGTGATCATGGCGATCATAAACATGATTGGGATGACGAGCTCACGCCGGAGGGCGTTCCGGTCACGCTGGCGGAGATGAGCGGAAGCGACGTTGCCCATCTGATTGAAGATATCGATGGGTATCTGTGCGAACTCGGCATGGCGCAGATACGCGATGGTCTGCACATTCTTGGCAACATGCCACCGCTTCCGGAGATGCTTCGATCGATGACTCGACTGGAGAACGTGGGATCGCCCAGCCTGCTCGGTGCGATCGCCCGCAATCTTCAATTTGATTACCGAGAACTTCTCGACACTCCAGGAAAAAAGCTAGATGTTGCTACTACTCTGTCTGACACCGTTTGTTACGCAAATGCTGACGTCCTCGATGTGCTGGATCGAATGGCCCTAAGTCTTTATACGAAACTTGAAGAGCTTGGCTTCCGTGTTGATCGTCTGGAAGAGTTGCAGTACGCCGTCGTCGGATGTGCTTCGGACGAAGTCTCGAGGGCGCTTACTTTCGCCTGCCTGCAGATTGTTCCAAATCTTGAGCGAACGGATGAAGAGGTTGAGCATGTTCTCGATGCTTTGGAAGGCCGCTATATCCCCGCGGGCCCGGCTGGGGCACCGACACGTGGTATGGCACATATTCTTCCGACTGGTAGAAATTTCTATGCAGTCGACCCACGCGCCCTGCCTTCTGAAGCTGCGTGGCGCGTAGGTCAGCAGCTAGCTCGCGAGGCGATAGAGCGTTATCGTGCCGAAGAAAACCAGTACCCTGAGACAGTAGGGCTCAGCGCGTGGGGTACTTCGCAGATGCGTACGCACGGTGACGACGTAAGCGAGGTTCTGGCGTTACTCGGTGTGCAGCCGGTGTGGAATAAACAGTCCAGGCGTCCGGAAGGGATCATTTTGATTCCATTGGAAAAACTCGGCAGACCGCGTGTGGATGTCACACTTCGCATCAGTGGTTTTTTCCGGGATGCGTTTCCTCATCTTATTGACATGATCGATGACGCGGTCGCGCTCGTCATTCAGCAAGATGAACCGCTGGAGATGAACTTTCCTAAAAAGCATTATCTGCTGGACCTTGATAAAAATAGCGATCAGGGAGCCGAAGAGGCAGAGGCTTCTGCGCGCTTCAGAGTCTTCGGTGCGAAGCCAGGTACTTATGGAGCGGGCATTCAAGCGCTGATGGAGACACATCACTGGAAGACTGACGGGGATATCGCGCAGGTGTTTCTCGAATGGGGCGGCTACGCGTATGGCAAGTCGGCGAATGGTGTGGATGCCCGACACATCTTTGCCGAGCGGTTGAAGAGTGTTCAGGTTGCGTTACATAACCAGGACAATAGAGAACACGACATCTTTGACTCTGATGATTATTTTCAGTTTCACGGCGGCATGGTGGCTACTATCCGAGCTCTCACAGGAGTACAGCCCAAGGCCTACTTCGGCGATAGCTCCCGTCCTGATGCAGTCCGCGTGCGCGATCTGCGCGAAGAGGCTCTGCGTGTCTATCGCTCGCGTGTCATTAACCCGAAGTGGATCGAGAGCATCAAGCGTCACGGTTACAAAGGTGGCCTGGAGCTAACCGCGACGGTGGACTATATCTTCGGCTTTGATGCGACGGCGCATATTGCTCCGGATTTTGTCTATGAAGGACTTGCACAAGAGTATGCGCTTAACCGTGAGACACAGAGCTTCCTGAAAGAGTCAAATCCCTGGGCGTTGAATGCGATCGCAGAACGTTTGCTCGAAGCAAAGGAACGCGGGCTTTGGGAGGATGCTAAACCAGAGACGCTCGACGCGCTGCGTGAAGTTCTGCTCGACAGCGAAACCTTGTTGGAAGCGCGCGGGGAGACTAGAAGGAGCACGGTATGA
- a CDS encoding 3-oxoacid CoA-transferase subunit B → MTGKERIARRIAREFHDGFYVNLGIGLPTMIAGYVPAGIDVMFQSENGMLGVGAPPTDECADPDLINAGKQPVTELPGCSFFASEESFAMIRGGHMDMSILGAMQVDEQGNLANWTIPGKMVKGMGGAMDLVAGARRVIVAMEHQTKDGASRILKECTLPLTGQSVVHDIVTELCWIRVTAQGLVLTEVVEGMNVAEVQARTEAKLLVSPDLCVMTVNPLV, encoded by the coding sequence GTGACAGGGAAGGAGCGGATCGCACGGCGGATTGCACGTGAGTTTCACGATGGCTTTTATGTAAATCTTGGCATTGGACTGCCAACGATGATCGCAGGATATGTGCCTGCAGGCATCGATGTAATGTTTCAGTCGGAGAATGGAATGCTGGGTGTTGGTGCGCCTCCGACCGATGAGTGCGCTGACCCTGATCTTATCAACGCGGGGAAGCAGCCGGTGACAGAACTGCCGGGGTGTTCGTTTTTTGCGAGTGAGGAATCGTTCGCGATGATCCGCGGCGGCCACATGGATATGAGCATCCTTGGGGCGATGCAGGTGGACGAGCAGGGCAATCTCGCCAACTGGACGATTCCGGGAAAGATGGTGAAGGGCATGGGGGGCGCTATGGATCTGGTTGCGGGGGCGCGTCGAGTGATCGTTGCAATGGAACATCAGACGAAGGATGGAGCTTCGAGAATTTTGAAGGAGTGCACGCTCCCGCTGACTGGACAGAGTGTAGTGCATGATATTGTGACGGAGCTTTGCTGGATTCGGGTGACCGCCCAAGGGCTGGTGTTGACCGAAGTCGTAGAAGGCATGAACGTCGCTGAAGTCCAGGCGCGGACCGAGGCGAAGCTTCTAGTCTCTCCGGATCTATGCGTGATGACCGTCAATCCGTTGGTCTAG
- a CDS encoding CoA transferase subunit A, producing the protein MNKVVPTADDAVVDVAPGSTIMLGGFGLCGIPENLIAALVKRRITGLHTISNNMGVDGFGMGLMLEAGMIASHIGSYVGENRRLEALVLKGELDLTLIPQGTLAERIRAGGAGIPAFYVPTGLGTVVAEGKETRKIGDRTYVLEQALHADVALIKAWKGDRLGNLIYRKTARNFNPAMATAAKVTIAEVEVLVEPGELDPDHIVTPGIYVNRIVVGAAYRKPIESKFIESGGAL; encoded by the coding sequence ATGAATAAAGTCGTTCCGACAGCAGACGACGCTGTGGTAGATGTTGCGCCAGGTTCTACGATAATGCTTGGCGGCTTTGGTCTTTGCGGGATCCCAGAGAACCTGATCGCCGCCTTAGTGAAGCGCAGGATTACCGGACTGCACACGATAAGCAACAACATGGGCGTTGACGGCTTTGGCATGGGGTTGATGTTGGAGGCCGGCATGATCGCCTCGCACATCGGCAGCTACGTGGGCGAAAACCGTCGGTTGGAGGCCCTGGTATTGAAAGGGGAGCTGGATCTAACCCTGATTCCGCAAGGGACACTCGCTGAACGGATTCGTGCAGGCGGCGCAGGTATCCCGGCGTTCTATGTGCCGACGGGTTTAGGTACGGTTGTGGCCGAGGGCAAAGAAACACGCAAGATTGGCGACAGGACTTATGTGCTTGAGCAGGCGCTTCATGCAGACGTTGCACTGATCAAAGCCTGGAAGGGAGACCGGTTGGGAAATCTGATCTATCGTAAGACGGCGAGGAACTTCAATCCGGCGATGGCGACTGCTGCGAAGGTGACGATCGCAGAGGTCGAGGTGCTAGTTGAGCCGGGTGAGCTTGATCCGGATCACATCGTTACTCCAGGAATCTATGTAAACCGCATTGTGGTGGGCGCGGCATATCGAAAACCAATTGAGTCGAAGTTTATTGAATCCGGAGGTGCCTTGTGA
- a CDS encoding aldose epimerase family protein, with protein MRWLKIMLLSMTTAMAAHGSVTKTPFGTTPDGTAVDLYTLKSEGIEASIMTFGARVVSIKTPDRDGKIADVVLGYSALDGYLADKSTYFGAIVGRYGNRIAFGKFSLDGNQYQIPTNNGANSLHGGTVGFDRLVWKGRAIADGVEMTLVSKDGDQGYPGTLTVHVRYTVHHGALRIDYSSSTDKDTVLNLTNHSYFNLSGDPKKTILDEQIMIPADQYTPVNPVQIPTGELASVEGTPFDFRKSTVIGARINEDNEQLKIGGGYDHNWVLRGKNGEVKTAARVYDPASGRVLTVTTTEPGVQFYTGNSLNGAAYGSAQQSNAKNTALCLETQHFPDSPNHPSFPTTELKPGEVLHSTTTFTFSTQTK; from the coding sequence ATGAGATGGCTAAAGATTATGCTGCTTAGCATGACAACTGCGATGGCGGCACACGGCTCGGTAACGAAGACTCCATTTGGAACAACCCCGGATGGCACGGCAGTGGATCTTTACACGCTGAAGAGCGAAGGGATTGAGGCAAGCATTATGACCTTCGGAGCTCGCGTGGTTTCGATCAAGACGCCGGATCGCGACGGAAAAATCGCCGATGTGGTGCTTGGCTACAGCGCGCTGGACGGTTATCTTGCGGATAAGTCGACCTACTTTGGCGCGATCGTGGGGCGATATGGGAATCGCATTGCGTTCGGAAAGTTTTCACTGGATGGCAATCAGTATCAGATCCCAACGAACAATGGCGCCAACTCGCTGCATGGTGGCACCGTCGGTTTCGATCGCCTGGTGTGGAAGGGGCGAGCCATTGCAGATGGAGTGGAGATGACGTTGGTGAGCAAGGACGGCGATCAGGGATATCCAGGAACGCTGACGGTACACGTGCGATACACGGTTCATCACGGCGCATTGCGCATCGACTATAGCTCCTCGACCGATAAAGACACGGTCCTTAATCTCACCAATCACTCGTACTTCAACCTTTCAGGCGATCCGAAGAAGACCATTCTTGACGAGCAGATTATGATTCCGGCAGACCAGTACACGCCAGTGAATCCGGTCCAGATCCCTACGGGGGAGCTGGCTTCGGTAGAGGGCACACCGTTTGATTTTCGTAAGTCTACGGTTATTGGTGCACGGATCAACGAAGACAATGAACAGTTGAAGATCGGCGGCGGCTATGACCATAACTGGGTGCTGCGCGGCAAGAATGGGGAAGTGAAGACAGCGGCTCGAGTCTACGATCCTGCGAGCGGACGTGTTTTGACTGTGACGACAACCGAGCCGGGAGTTCAGTTTTATACCGGCAATTCACTCAATGGTGCGGCGTATGGCAGCGCGCAGCAGAGCAATGCGAAGAACACCGCGCTCTGTCTCGAGACGCAGCACTTTCCCGATTCACCGAATCATCCTTCCTTTCCCACCACGGAGTTGAAGCCGGGCGAGGTGCTTCACAGCACGACGACCTTTACTTTTTCTACGCAAACCAAATAA
- a CDS encoding HAD family hydrolase encodes MGVVAPQMKLPKGPFKAYLFDCDGTIVDSMPLHYVAWKRVLAEWNCEFGEQTFYAWGGMPVAEIISTLNVRDGLTMPVEEIAKRKEALYFEILPELKAVPEVLEHIEFSHGHIPFAVVSGSTRDSVTASLDVLRLLDKFETLVCAGDYERSKPDPEPFLIAAKRLGVKPEDCLVFEDTEMGIQAATAAGMASVKILQPWEREKALVVESAID; translated from the coding sequence ATGGGAGTTGTAGCGCCGCAGATGAAGTTGCCGAAGGGACCCTTCAAGGCTTACTTGTTCGATTGTGATGGGACGATTGTTGACTCGATGCCGCTGCACTACGTTGCGTGGAAAAGAGTCCTTGCGGAGTGGAACTGCGAGTTTGGAGAGCAGACATTCTATGCGTGGGGTGGAATGCCGGTAGCTGAGATCATCTCCACCTTGAATGTGCGGGACGGTCTTACGATGCCAGTGGAAGAGATAGCAAAGCGCAAGGAAGCGCTATATTTCGAGATTCTCCCAGAGCTAAAGGCTGTCCCGGAGGTGCTGGAGCATATTGAGTTCAGCCACGGACATATCCCGTTTGCAGTGGTGTCGGGGAGTACCCGGGACTCTGTGACGGCCTCGCTGGATGTGCTGAGGCTCCTGGATAAATTTGAAACGCTGGTCTGCGCGGGGGACTATGAGCGAAGCAAACCTGACCCAGAGCCGTTTCTGATTGCGGCGAAGCGGTTGGGAGTGAAGCCGGAAGACTGCCTTGTCTTTGAAGACACGGAGATGGGGATTCAGGCCGCTACGGCGGCTGGGATGGCATCAGTGAAGATCTTGCAGCCATGGGAGCGCGAGAAGGCTCTTGTGGTTGAGTCGGCCATCGATTAG
- the ndk gene encoding nucleoside-diphosphate kinase, whose protein sequence is MSQRTFSIIKPDAVRKGYSAAILAEIEKAGFKIVSIKRLSISKAQAEGFYHVHATRPFFGELTEFMSSGPIFPMVLEKDNAIADLRKLMGATNPAQAEDGTIRKKFAASIGENAIHGSDAEDTAAFEIGYFFPGYELK, encoded by the coding sequence TTGTCACAACGCACATTCAGCATCATCAAGCCGGACGCCGTCCGTAAGGGCTACTCCGCAGCTATCCTCGCCGAGATTGAAAAGGCAGGATTTAAGATCGTTTCGATCAAACGGCTTTCGATCTCAAAGGCACAGGCCGAAGGCTTCTACCACGTCCATGCAACTCGGCCATTCTTCGGCGAACTGACGGAGTTCATGTCGAGCGGACCCATCTTTCCGATGGTGCTCGAGAAGGATAACGCGATTGCCGACCTCCGTAAGCTGATGGGCGCGACCAACCCGGCCCAGGCTGAGGACGGAACCATCCGCAAGAAGTTTGCCGCCTCGATTGGAGAAAATGCCATTCATGGTTCGGATGCCGAGGATACCGCGGCGTTTGAGATCGGGTACTTTTTCCCCGGTTACGAGCTGAAATAG